The Deltaproteobacteria bacterium genome window below encodes:
- a CDS encoding YdcF family protein, with protein MSNLDVLLTKLVSAFLLPPLDILVLLFGGVVLLKRHPRLGRAIILGACVVLYAASTPVIVSAVRRQFEKISPLSPTSPLPPADAIVVLSGGLYRNAPEYGGDTISGRVLERLRYTARLYRLTGKPVLVSGGSWRTGVRPEAHAIKESLEQDFHVPVQWLEDQSRNTGENAKLSAAILHREGIRKIYLVTHALHMPRAREAFERAGFQVTPAPTIFATQERLSVLHFLPHSSTLETSTILLHEWIGRVWYGLDW; from the coding sequence ATGTCCAACCTCGATGTCCTGCTCACCAAACTTGTCAGTGCGTTCCTCCTGCCGCCGTTGGATATCCTTGTGCTGCTGTTCGGTGGTGTCGTGTTGCTTAAACGTCACCCGCGTCTCGGGCGAGCCATCATCCTCGGTGCCTGTGTCGTGTTGTACGCGGCCAGTACGCCGGTCATCGTCTCTGCCGTGCGGCGGCAGTTTGAAAAGATCTCGCCACTTTCGCCCACCTCTCCGCTCCCCCCGGCGGATGCCATCGTCGTTTTGAGTGGCGGCTTGTATCGCAATGCCCCGGAATACGGCGGCGACACCATCAGCGGTCGCGTGCTGGAGCGCCTTCGTTATACAGCGCGGTTGTATCGACTCACGGGCAAACCGGTCCTGGTCTCTGGTGGGAGTTGGCGCACAGGAGTACGACCCGAGGCGCACGCCATCAAGGAATCGCTAGAGCAGGATTTTCATGTGCCGGTGCAATGGCTGGAGGACCAGTCACGCAATACCGGGGAGAACGCCAAACTCAGTGCGGCCATATTGCACCGCGAGGGGATTCGGAAGATTTACCTCGTGACCCATGCGCTGCACATGCCGCGCGCACGCGAGGCTTTTGAACGAGCAGGGTTCCAAGTGACGCCTGCGCCCACGATCTTTGCCACGCAGGAACGTCTCTCCGTACTACACTTTCTCCCGCACAGTTCAACGCTGGAAACCAGCACGATTCTGCTGCACGAGTGGATCGGACGCGTGTGGTATGGGTTGGATTGGTAG
- a CDS encoding LLM class flavin-dependent oxidoreductase encodes MKAGVFMMPSHPPERDFYAGHMWDLEHLELCDRLGFHEAWIGEHFTAPWEPNPAPDLLIAQAILRTKNIKLCPGAHLLPYHHPAELAHRVAFLDHMAQGRIMLGVGTSGLPSDWKLFNVDGAAGENRKMTLEALDIMLKLWESTEPFEYKGEYWNVNRIDTMLETLKYHLRPFQKPHPPIGIAGLTPRSDTLKFAGERGFMPLSIALSGSYLKTHWQAVLDGAEKAGKTPSRAEWRISREVYIAETDKEARDQAINGMIGRVYREYLLPLFKSFGMVGLYKHHPEVPDSDVTIEYLADYCWLVGSPKTIVNKLGDMQQETGGFGCLLALTFDQSENNEGWANSQRMLMEEVMPHFANV; translated from the coding sequence ATGAAAGCTGGAGTCTTCATGATGCCCTCGCATCCACCGGAACGGGATTTTTACGCCGGTCATATGTGGGATCTCGAACACCTCGAACTGTGCGACCGGCTCGGCTTCCACGAAGCCTGGATTGGCGAACATTTCACCGCGCCGTGGGAGCCCAACCCGGCCCCGGATTTGTTGATCGCGCAGGCCATTCTGCGGACAAAGAACATTAAATTGTGTCCAGGCGCCCATTTGCTGCCCTACCATCATCCGGCGGAACTCGCCCATCGCGTCGCCTTTCTCGATCACATGGCGCAAGGGCGCATCATGTTGGGCGTCGGCACCAGTGGGCTGCCCAGCGACTGGAAGCTGTTCAACGTGGACGGTGCCGCCGGCGAGAACCGCAAGATGACGCTGGAAGCGCTCGATATCATGTTGAAGCTGTGGGAAAGCACGGAGCCGTTCGAGTACAAAGGCGAGTACTGGAACGTCAATCGCATCGACACCATGCTAGAGACGTTGAAGTATCACCTCCGTCCTTTCCAGAAGCCGCACCCGCCAATCGGTATTGCCGGCCTGACGCCGCGTTCGGATACTTTGAAATTCGCCGGCGAGCGCGGTTTCATGCCTCTGAGCATCGCCTTGAGCGGCAGCTATCTCAAAACGCACTGGCAAGCGGTTCTCGATGGTGCCGAAAAAGCCGGAAAGACGCCGAGCCGGGCGGAGTGGCGCATCTCGCGCGAGGTCTATATCGCGGAAACCGATAAAGAAGCCCGCGATCAGGCGATCAACGGGATGATCGGGCGCGTGTACCGCGAATATCTTCTACCGCTCTTCAAATCCTTCGGTATGGTCGGTCTCTACAAGCATCATCCGGAAGTGCCGGATTCCGACGTGACTATCGAGTACTTGGCGGACTACTGTTGGCTAGTGGGGTCGCCCAAGACCATCGTTAATAAACTTGGGGATATGCAGCAAGAGACCGGCGGCTTTGGATGCCTGCTGGCCCTGACCTTCGATCAATCGGAGAACAACGAAGGTTGGGCCAATTCGCAGCGCATGCTGATGGAAGAGGTCATGCCGCATTTTGCTAACGTGTAG
- a CDS encoding DUF4215 domain-containing protein, producing MNQESEQCDDGNTSNTDACTNACHLAVCGDGFVRVGVETCDDSNTESGDGCSATCQTETPAGCGNGTKEGDEECDDGNTTAGDKCSPICKIETGCSIGFWGQHLDVWVAPYTPTGSFVGDVFTIPACLSTCTQPQATDTFLTALTGYSGANNCDNNARNLVRQAVGAVLNVQNPALNYPVAPFSNLVAQVNAALASCNGTTMATLTGTLSTYNVYEYESPTNNVCPGQGNPFP from the coding sequence GTGAACCAAGAGAGCGAGCAGTGTGACGACGGCAACACGAGCAACACCGATGCGTGTACCAATGCCTGTCATCTGGCGGTGTGTGGCGACGGGTTCGTGCGGGTTGGAGTAGAGACCTGCGACGACAGCAACACTGAGAGTGGCGACGGCTGTTCGGCCACCTGTCAGACTGAAACGCCGGCGGGTTGCGGCAACGGAACGAAGGAAGGGGACGAGGAGTGCGACGACGGCAACACCACTGCCGGCGACAAATGTTCGCCCATCTGTAAGATTGAGACTGGCTGCTCGATCGGTTTCTGGGGGCAGCATCTCGATGTTTGGGTGGCACCGTACACGCCCACCGGCTCTTTCGTCGGCGACGTGTTCACCATCCCAGCTTGTCTAAGCACTTGTACCCAACCCCAAGCGACGGATACTTTCTTGACTGCTCTGACTGGTTATTCGGGAGCGAATAATTGCGACAACAATGCGAGAAATCTGGTCAGGCAAGCGGTAGGGGCGGTGCTGAACGTGCAAAATCCCGCGCTGAATTACCCGGTTGCTCCGTTCTCGAACTTGGTTGCGCAAGTGAACGCGGCCTTGGCCAGTTGCAATGGGACGACGATGGCGACCTTGACGGGCACGCTCTCTACCTACAACGTGTACGAGTACGAAAGCCCGACGAACAACGTCTGTCCTGGGCAGGGCAATCCTTTCCCGTAA
- a CDS encoding DUF4215 domain-containing protein, producing MSSRFSRGLCTVGRSVKVGVGGWIGALALVLVSHSSALANCAALGGSVVAGVCTLSSAVARLGAFSLTEPLRITGAGSIRVPEGQTLSLDILGDMTIDSPAGTGGRIVGDSTTPTGRGADISVTTSGNMLLQMNARITSEANANGKAQSSCATSRGGSVRLNAGGDVTTVKGSLVSTSSKCTAGEIDIAAAGAASVEGSVLAQSLLTGTPWGYPGGGPISIDAGCILAVQSAGVVSSKGVDQGADLVHLGGGCGVSLFGLVQSTGPGHVVPTNPPNRCNLNDRPHDTTIDPMACVEVWSGGSLLIDRTGARKGEINADTGQSGGTQIAWIDLFAVDDITILGQQSKYAVHANQFLTNGSGGLITVASTGGKIATSRAAIQGNVTANGGRGGVVTVEAEDAVNFGTATIQAKGSLAGFAPAGGTIAGRSFNDAVVGAPPGSLDAGGGVPANGSVILQGCGVPDVDYSGAVTPSVAVSPAQCGGAPTLPSYVTLPTCACNLVQPSIAATKTCTSATADGVTFTVNFNGTVCNDGNVDVTLTQMTDDQPVAGTNIFPSLSTTALSVNACATYSGSFITSSNPSTDTVNAEGEGANGSGHVSASASAICDPTVGCGNFMVEPALGETCDDGNTNPNDACNACAKNICGDGVQNPAAEQCDDGNTSDNDACKKNCKLNICGDKIVNPAAEQCDDGNKSNNDACKNNCTLSACGDGVRNPTTEKCDDGNTSNNDGCKNDCTKNTCGDGIVNFLAEQCDDGNKVNNDACRNNCTLPVCGDGIVSPGEQCDDLNTTSGDGCSATCQTEGVNPICGNGVKEAGETCDDGNTTSGDGCSATCQTETPNPVCGNGVKEASETCDDGNTTSGDGCSATCESEALPNCGNGVKDAGEVCDDGDTNNNDSCFNNCLGGNQGCTIGYWKNHENVWTAPYTTTSTVGSVFTMPTCAGVSQSCILGLATDTFLTALDYPGGDTLCDKAQLLIKQAVGGVLNGVHGNINYPVDNVANLATQVNTALASCDAATIITLQQTIDGYNNLHNNDVCATTTNP from the coding sequence ATGTCGTCTCGGTTCTCTCGTGGTTTGTGTACTGTCGGACGCAGCGTGAAAGTTGGCGTCGGAGGCTGGATAGGAGCACTGGCGCTCGTGCTGGTTTCCCATTCTTCCGCTCTTGCCAACTGTGCTGCTCTGGGCGGCAGCGTTGTCGCTGGAGTGTGCACGCTCTCTAGCGCGGTGGCGCGCCTTGGCGCGTTTAGCCTGACCGAGCCGCTGCGCATTACCGGGGCCGGCAGCATCCGCGTGCCCGAGGGGCAAACGCTTTCTCTGGATATTCTGGGGGACATGACTATCGACTCGCCTGCAGGCACAGGTGGGCGCATCGTCGGCGACTCCACGACTCCTACTGGTCGGGGTGCCGACATCTCCGTGACCACGTCGGGGAATATGCTGCTGCAAATGAACGCCCGGATTACCTCTGAAGCCAACGCCAATGGCAAAGCCCAGTCAAGCTGCGCGACGTCGCGAGGCGGTAGCGTTCGGCTAAACGCCGGAGGCGATGTGACGACCGTGAAAGGCTCTCTCGTCTCTACCAGCTCGAAATGTACGGCGGGCGAGATCGATATCGCTGCTGCCGGAGCCGCGAGTGTGGAAGGCAGTGTGCTTGCGCAAAGCCTGCTGACCGGCACCCCGTGGGGCTATCCCGGTGGCGGTCCGATCTCGATCGATGCCGGGTGTATCCTGGCAGTGCAATCCGCCGGAGTTGTCAGCAGTAAGGGAGTAGATCAGGGGGCGGACCTTGTCCATTTGGGCGGCGGCTGCGGGGTGAGCCTCTTCGGGCTCGTGCAATCCACCGGCCCCGGCCATGTGGTGCCCACGAATCCGCCCAACCGCTGTAATTTGAATGACCGTCCTCACGATACGACCATTGACCCGATGGCCTGCGTGGAAGTGTGGTCGGGTGGCTCGCTGCTGATCGACCGTACTGGGGCGCGCAAGGGAGAAATCAACGCCGATACCGGGCAAAGCGGCGGCACGCAGATCGCGTGGATCGACCTGTTCGCGGTGGACGACATTACGATTCTGGGACAACAATCGAAGTACGCCGTGCACGCGAACCAGTTTTTGACCAACGGCAGCGGCGGTCTGATTACTGTAGCTTCTACTGGCGGGAAGATTGCGACCAGCCGCGCGGCCATTCAAGGCAATGTGACGGCCAATGGCGGACGCGGCGGCGTGGTGACGGTGGAAGCCGAAGACGCCGTGAATTTCGGTACCGCAACGATTCAGGCCAAAGGCAGCCTAGCGGGCTTCGCCCCTGCTGGTGGCACCATTGCTGGGCGATCGTTTAACGATGCGGTCGTGGGGGCTCCCCCAGGCAGCTTGGATGCCGGTGGAGGAGTTCCGGCCAATGGCTCGGTGATACTCCAGGGCTGTGGCGTGCCGGACGTGGATTATTCGGGTGCAGTGACACCGTCGGTAGCCGTCTCACCAGCGCAGTGCGGCGGAGCTCCAACCTTGCCGAGTTATGTGACGCTGCCGACCTGTGCCTGTAATCTGGTGCAGCCCAGCATCGCGGCAACAAAAACCTGTACGAGTGCGACCGCCGATGGAGTCACCTTCACGGTCAACTTCAACGGTACGGTGTGTAATGACGGCAATGTGGACGTGACTCTGACACAGATGACGGATGATCAGCCGGTAGCGGGCACGAATATCTTCCCGAGCTTATCTACGACTGCACTCTCCGTTAACGCGTGCGCCACCTACAGCGGCAGTTTCATCACGTCGAGCAACCCTTCGACGGACACGGTAAATGCAGAAGGCGAAGGAGCGAACGGCTCCGGCCACGTGTCGGCGAGCGCCTCGGCCATCTGCGACCCGACCGTGGGATGCGGGAATTTTATGGTGGAGCCAGCTCTCGGTGAAACCTGCGACGACGGCAACACGAATCCGAACGATGCTTGTAACGCTTGCGCCAAAAACATTTGCGGGGATGGCGTCCAGAATCCCGCCGCCGAGCAATGCGACGACGGGAATACTAGCGATAACGATGCGTGCAAGAAGAACTGCAAGCTCAACATCTGCGGCGACAAAATCGTGAATCCCGCTGCCGAACAATGCGATGACGGCAACAAAAGCAATAACGATGCCTGCAAGAATAACTGTACCCTCAGTGCGTGTGGCGACGGCGTGCGCAATCCCACCACGGAGAAATGCGACGACGGCAACACCAGCAATAACGATGGGTGCAAAAACGACTGCACTAAGAACACCTGCGGCGATGGCATCGTCAACTTCTTGGCTGAACAGTGCGACGACGGCAACAAAGTCAATAATGACGCCTGCCGGAACAACTGCACCTTACCGGTCTGCGGTGACGGCATCGTCAGCCCCGGCGAGCAGTGCGACGATCTCAACACCACTTCTGGGGACGGTTGTTCGGCCACCTGCCAGACCGAGGGCGTCAATCCGATCTGCGGTAATGGTGTAAAGGAAGCCGGCGAGACCTGTGACGATGGCAACACCACTTCTGGCGACGGCTGCTCAGCGACTTGCCAGACGGAGACGCCCAACCCCGTGTGTGGGAATGGGGTGAAGGAAGCCAGCGAGACCTGTGATGATGGCAACACCACTTCTGGCGACGGCTGCTCGGCAACCTGCGAGAGCGAGGCGCTGCCGAACTGTGGCAACGGAGTAAAGGATGCTGGTGAGGTCTGCGACGACGGCGACACCAACAACAACGACAGTTGCTTCAACAACTGCCTGGGCGGCAACCAGGGCTGCACTATCGGTTACTGGAAAAATCACGAGAACGTCTGGACCGCGCCCTATACCACGACCTCGACCGTCGGGAGTGTGTTCACCATGCCGACCTGCGCCGGCGTAAGCCAGAGCTGTATTCTGGGATTGGCGACTGACACGTTCCTGACAGCGCTGGATTATCCTGGCGGCGACACCCTGTGCGACAAGGCGCAGTTGTTGATCAAGCAGGCGGTTGGTGGGGTGTTGAATGGGGTGCATGGCAACATCAACTACCCGGTGGACAACGTGGCGAACCTAGCGACGCAGGTAAATACGGCGTTGGCGAGTTGCGATGCGGCGACGATAATCACGTTGCAGCAGACGATCGACGGGTACAACAACCTGCATAACAACGACGTGTGCGCGACGACGACCAATCCGTAA
- a CDS encoding response regulator transcription factor, whose protein sequence is MSVEEAPARKRGRPRKIAPEVVAEQATAMEGAISIYLADDHTLFRELLREALPRKNKTWTILGEAATGTEAIAQLRHLQPDILLLDYRMPGLGRLSVFCKEVARRAPRTRVILVSGYADEEAAIEAASGGAHAYVLKGGPLKDLLEAMVTVMEGKIWVDPRLPQDIYSAFLLHRVSGGERLESLSRQELRVLSLIAQDNSNKAIAAQLGISVKTVKNHAHHLFTKLGMSRRREAMRFFPAENVDA, encoded by the coding sequence ATGTCAGTAGAAGAAGCCCCGGCGAGAAAACGCGGACGTCCGAGAAAAATAGCGCCAGAGGTCGTGGCCGAGCAGGCGACCGCGATGGAGGGGGCCATCTCGATCTACCTCGCCGACGACCACACGCTGTTCCGCGAACTCCTGCGTGAGGCGCTTCCACGGAAGAACAAGACATGGACGATCCTCGGAGAAGCTGCAACCGGCACGGAAGCCATCGCGCAATTGCGCCACCTTCAGCCGGATATTCTCTTGTTAGATTACCGCATGCCGGGGTTGGGTCGGCTGTCCGTGTTCTGCAAGGAGGTCGCCCGTCGAGCGCCGCGTACGCGCGTCATTCTCGTCAGCGGCTATGCCGACGAAGAGGCCGCCATCGAGGCGGCAAGCGGCGGAGCGCATGCCTATGTCCTCAAGGGCGGACCGCTCAAGGACTTGCTAGAAGCGATGGTCACCGTCATGGAAGGGAAAATCTGGGTGGACCCCCGTCTTCCGCAAGATATCTACAGTGCATTTCTGCTCCACCGGGTCAGCGGGGGCGAACGTCTCGAATCCCTCAGCCGCCAGGAATTGCGGGTATTATCGCTGATAGCGCAGGACAACTCCAACAAAGCGATCGCCGCGCAGCTGGGAATCAGTGTGAAGACGGTGAAGAATCACGCTCATCATTTGTTCACCAAGCTGGGGATGAGCAGGCGACGTGAAGCGATGCGCTTTTTCCCGGCAGAGAACGTCGACGCGTAG
- a CDS encoding HlyC/CorC family transporter — protein sequence MLSTEWHLPLTFVLLLANAFFVAAEFAIVKVRGAKIDDLARRGSPLANVARKIIHNLDASLAAAQLGITFASLGLGWIGEPTVARLLQPVFALVGIGSPEAVHGVSFAVAFLVITALHIVIGEQMPKFLGIRKPQEVALWTSLPFLLFSWFFTPVLWMLNVCANAVLRLFGVHDVKVEDLSHSEEELRTILSESQRHGALSADRVNLLENVLDMAGRTVMEIMSPRPDVDYLSLGSSWKDNLDTIYRTGHTRYPLCETDIDQVIGMVHIKDIFLQRIEIRTSSDLLKIKRDVLFIPESRPVESLQQDFQQRRLHMAVVIDEYGSTSGLVTMEDVLEELVGEIQDEFDSERPKLEHTAEGAMADGHTPLSEVTDALGLEHMEVKDTHTIGGYINSQLGRIGRIGDTVELDGNLVTVLEMNGRRIMRVLIAPLPLATSQPQTAASDG from the coding sequence ATGCTAAGCACAGAGTGGCATCTGCCTCTCACTTTCGTCCTTCTTCTTGCCAACGCATTTTTCGTGGCGGCGGAGTTTGCCATCGTCAAAGTCCGGGGTGCCAAAATCGACGATCTCGCCCGGCGCGGGAGCCCGTTAGCCAATGTCGCGCGAAAAATCATTCATAACCTGGACGCGTCCCTGGCAGCCGCGCAGCTCGGGATTACGTTCGCCAGTCTCGGACTCGGCTGGATTGGCGAGCCTACCGTCGCCCGGCTCCTCCAGCCGGTATTCGCCTTGGTCGGTATCGGTTCGCCGGAAGCCGTGCATGGTGTGTCGTTCGCCGTGGCCTTTCTCGTGATTACCGCGCTGCACATCGTCATCGGCGAACAGATGCCCAAGTTCCTGGGTATCCGCAAACCGCAGGAAGTGGCCCTGTGGACCTCCCTCCCCTTTCTACTGTTCTCTTGGTTCTTTACTCCGGTCCTGTGGATGCTCAATGTCTGCGCCAACGCCGTGCTGCGCCTCTTCGGCGTGCACGATGTCAAAGTCGAGGACCTCTCCCACTCGGAAGAAGAACTGCGGACGATCCTCTCCGAATCGCAACGCCATGGCGCACTCTCTGCAGATCGGGTCAACCTGCTGGAGAATGTGCTCGACATGGCCGGACGCACGGTCATGGAAATCATGTCGCCCCGGCCGGATGTGGACTATCTGTCCCTCGGGAGTTCTTGGAAAGACAACCTCGACACCATCTACCGTACCGGCCACACCCGCTATCCGCTGTGCGAGACCGACATCGACCAGGTGATCGGCATGGTTCATATCAAGGATATTTTCCTGCAACGCATCGAGATTCGCACGTCGTCCGACCTGCTCAAAATCAAACGGGACGTGCTGTTCATCCCCGAAAGTCGTCCGGTCGAATCCCTCCAGCAGGACTTTCAGCAACGACGCTTGCACATGGCGGTGGTCATCGATGAGTATGGCAGCACGTCCGGTCTCGTCACCATGGAAGACGTGCTAGAAGAACTGGTCGGCGAGATCCAGGATGAGTTCGATTCCGAACGCCCCAAGCTCGAACATACTGCCGAAGGCGCCATGGCCGACGGTCACACCCCGCTGTCGGAAGTCACGGACGCGTTGGGGCTTGAGCACATGGAAGTGAAAGACACCCACACCATCGGCGGCTACATCAACTCGCAGCTCGGGCGCATCGGGCGTATCGGCGACACCGTCGAACTCGACGGGAACCTCGTCACGGTCTTAGAAATGAACGGACGGCGTATCATGCGCGTGCTGATCGCTCCGCTCCCGCTCGCCACTTCCCAGCCGCAGACGGCGGCATCCGACGGCTGA
- the ltaE gene encoding low-specificity L-threonine aldolase, with protein sequence MIDLRSDTVTLPSPAMREAMYRAELGDDVVGEDPTVNRLEALAAELTGKEAAVLVVSGTMGNLISLFSHCRRGDEAILGDQSHIFNYEAGGASVLGGIVFHPVATGRLGNLDVAAIANAIRPAATNLHFAPPGVICLESTHNRCGGTILPINYFRSVRALADHASIPVHLDGSRIFNAAVALGCDVREFTSQVDSVQFCLSKGLAAPVGSLVCGSRELIARARRWRKMVGGGMRQAGIIAAAGIVALTEMIDRLAEDHRTARVLAEGVADLPGMQLDVETVQTNLVIFGPQTLPPEGPSFAQALARAGVHIGDLGGGRFRAVTHYGITLDDIHSAVQIVRNTWREVFRS encoded by the coding sequence ATGATCGATCTCCGTAGTGACACTGTAACCCTCCCTAGCCCGGCCATGCGTGAAGCGATGTATCGCGCGGAGTTGGGAGACGACGTTGTGGGCGAAGACCCGACCGTGAATCGTTTGGAAGCCTTGGCTGCGGAACTGACAGGTAAAGAAGCTGCTGTCCTGGTGGTGAGCGGGACTATGGGCAATCTCATCTCGCTGTTCTCGCACTGCCGTCGTGGCGATGAGGCGATTCTCGGCGACCAGTCCCACATTTTTAACTACGAGGCGGGTGGGGCCTCGGTGCTTGGCGGCATCGTATTTCATCCGGTGGCAACTGGGCGACTCGGAAACCTCGATGTGGCAGCCATTGCAAACGCGATACGACCAGCGGCAACGAATCTACACTTTGCACCTCCGGGAGTGATTTGCCTGGAAAGCACGCACAACCGTTGTGGCGGCACGATCCTGCCGATCAATTACTTTCGCTCGGTGCGCGCGCTTGCCGACCATGCCAGTATTCCTGTGCACCTCGATGGGTCGCGTATTTTTAATGCCGCCGTGGCGCTTGGGTGCGACGTCCGGGAATTTACCTCTCAGGTCGATTCCGTCCAGTTTTGTCTCTCCAAAGGGCTGGCGGCACCGGTGGGGTCGCTGGTGTGCGGCAGTCGGGAGTTGATTGCCCGCGCGCGCCGCTGGCGCAAAATGGTGGGCGGTGGCATGCGTCAAGCCGGGATTATTGCTGCCGCCGGCATCGTCGCGTTGACGGAAATGATCGACCGCTTAGCGGAAGACCATCGCACCGCACGGGTACTGGCTGAAGGCGTGGCGGACTTACCCGGCATGCAACTCGATGTGGAGACCGTGCAAACCAACCTCGTCATTTTCGGTCCGCAGACGCTCCCGCCTGAAGGTCCGTCGTTCGCCCAGGCGCTCGCGCGTGCCGGCGTGCACATCGGCGATCTCGGCGGCGGGCGTTTTCGTGCGGTGACTCACTATGGGATCACGCTCGACGATATCCATTCGGCGGTGCAGATCGTGCGAAACACATGGCGCGAAGTGTTTCGCTCGTAG
- a CDS encoding RNA-binding S4 domain-containing protein yields MPTKPEEAVRIDKWLWAARFYKSRALASEACDGGKVEVNGHTAKPHKLVRLKDKLSFTHPSGPKEITVVGLSHRRGPAPEAQLLYEDRSPPPPPREERPFFAPPSFRPMGIGRPTKRERRDIERVRGR; encoded by the coding sequence ATGCCGACGAAACCGGAAGAGGCGGTGCGGATCGACAAATGGCTCTGGGCGGCGCGATTCTACAAAAGTCGCGCACTCGCCAGTGAAGCGTGCGACGGCGGGAAAGTCGAAGTGAACGGACACACGGCCAAGCCCCACAAACTGGTACGGCTCAAGGATAAGCTCTCGTTTACGCATCCGAGCGGACCCAAGGAAATCACCGTCGTCGGACTCTCGCATCGTCGCGGTCCTGCCCCGGAAGCGCAGTTGCTGTACGAAGATCGTTCTCCGCCACCGCCGCCGCGTGAAGAGCGCCCGTTTTTTGCGCCGCCATCGTTCCGCCCGATGGGTATCGGTCGCCCCACCAAACGAGAACGACGCGATATCGAACGGGTGCGGGGGAGATAA
- a CDS encoding M20 family metallopeptidase, with translation MDAKTGARERFDRAHSQLLALSHRIHAHPELGFEEEKSATWVAEALSDAGFAVETGICDLPTAFIARAGSGPLHIAICAEYDALPGVGHACGHNIIAAMAVGAGIAAAKVADEIGLTISVVGTPAEEVGDSGGKILLLERGAFDGVHAAMMVHPAPFDVVDMPIIAASMFEVRYTGKEAHASAFPELGINAADAFTIAQTAIGLLRQHIKSTDRIHGILTKGGDAPNIIPAHTAAKYMVRAKTLADLGAIRAKVLRCFEAGALATGAKLEVLGGTKPYAEMLHDADLAAAYRHNAEAVGRVIRATGASLARAAGSTDMGNISLAIPSIHPAIGIDSSPAVNHQPEFTAHCATPAADKAVLDGGLAMAWTAIDLATDAKVRERLLARAV, from the coding sequence ATGGATGCAAAAACTGGCGCTCGCGAACGTTTCGACCGTGCTCACTCTCAATTGTTGGCTCTCAGCCATCGTATTCATGCCCACCCGGAACTCGGCTTCGAGGAAGAAAAGTCAGCGACTTGGGTGGCGGAAGCCTTGAGCGACGCCGGATTTGCCGTAGAAACCGGCATCTGCGACTTGCCTACGGCGTTCATCGCCCGGGCCGGCTCGGGGCCGTTACATATCGCCATCTGCGCGGAATATGACGCGCTTCCTGGCGTAGGGCACGCCTGTGGGCACAACATCATTGCCGCCATGGCCGTCGGCGCCGGCATTGCCGCCGCCAAAGTTGCGGACGAAATCGGCCTGACTATTAGCGTGGTCGGTACTCCGGCGGAAGAAGTGGGCGATTCCGGCGGCAAAATCTTGTTGCTAGAGCGTGGGGCCTTCGACGGCGTACACGCAGCGATGATGGTGCACCCGGCGCCGTTCGATGTCGTGGATATGCCGATTATCGCCGCTTCGATGTTTGAAGTCCGCTATACTGGCAAAGAAGCTCACGCCTCGGCCTTTCCAGAACTCGGCATCAATGCCGCCGACGCTTTCACCATCGCCCAGACCGCCATTGGCTTGCTGCGACAGCACATTAAATCCACGGATCGCATCCATGGCATCTTGACCAAAGGCGGCGACGCCCCGAACATCATCCCGGCCCACACGGCGGCCAAGTATATGGTCAGAGCCAAAACCCTGGCAGACCTGGGCGCTATTAGGGCAAAAGTGTTGCGCTGCTTCGAAGCCGGCGCGCTGGCGACCGGCGCGAAGCTCGAAGTGCTCGGCGGCACCAAGCCATACGCCGAAATGCTGCACGACGCCGACTTGGCCGCCGCCTATCGGCACAACGCCGAAGCGGTCGGGCGGGTCATTCGCGCCACCGGAGCCTCGCTGGCGCGCGCCGCAGGCTCGACCGATATGGGCAATATCTCGCTTGCTATTCCTTCCATTCACCCCGCCATCGGCATCGACTCTTCCCCGGCGGTGAATCATCAGCCCGAGTTCACTGCGCATTGTGCTACCCCAGCAGCGGACAAAGCCGTGCTCGATGGCGGACTGGCGATGGCGTGGACAGCAATCGATCTGGCGACGGATGCGAAAGTACGCGAACGGCTGCTGGCACGGGCGGTATGA